One Leptospira bourretii DNA segment encodes these proteins:
- a CDS encoding phosphotransferase family protein produces the protein MEIKELQEKVELHLSSVWKDNVKVSQMQHLSGGACQDNYALDLISKSGKQSLVLRTDKGASLLSSLSKKDEFKVAELVYKAGVKTPTPVFLEETSDVIGSPFFLMEKIGGKATGRYITKDKELDSYRKSQMVSDLAANLAKLHTVKPSSVSDEELKQKLKFVTKENYVSIAISDLRQSLDELPESHPAIELCLFWLESNAPSIDDIVLVHGDFRTGNFMMNSEGLQGILDYEFAHFGDRHEDIAWLCMRDWRFGRLNKEVGGFGDRKDFYQAYQNTSGIPVDPFKVTFWEIMGNVRWAIGSAQQTERHISGKDKGIELAAIGRRTAEMEWEAMRLIEEVSNAI, from the coding sequence ATGGAAATTAAGGAATTACAAGAAAAAGTTGAACTTCACTTATCTTCCGTTTGGAAAGACAATGTTAAAGTCTCCCAAATGCAACATTTAAGTGGAGGAGCTTGCCAAGACAATTATGCATTGGACTTGATTTCTAAATCCGGAAAACAGTCGTTAGTTTTGCGTACAGACAAAGGAGCGAGTTTACTTTCTTCTTTGTCGAAAAAAGATGAGTTCAAAGTGGCAGAACTTGTTTATAAAGCAGGTGTCAAAACTCCGACTCCAGTTTTTTTGGAAGAAACTTCCGATGTGATAGGTTCTCCTTTTTTTCTAATGGAAAAAATTGGAGGCAAAGCCACCGGACGTTACATCACAAAAGATAAGGAACTAGATTCCTATCGCAAATCTCAGATGGTATCGGATCTGGCAGCAAACTTAGCCAAACTCCATACAGTAAAACCAAGTTCTGTCTCTGATGAAGAACTCAAACAAAAACTAAAATTTGTCACTAAAGAAAACTATGTTTCTATTGCTATTTCTGATCTAAGACAATCGTTAGACGAACTTCCTGAATCACATCCTGCCATAGAACTTTGTTTGTTTTGGTTAGAATCAAATGCTCCTTCAATTGATGATATAGTTCTTGTTCATGGAGATTTTCGTACGGGAAACTTTATGATGAACTCCGAAGGTCTCCAAGGAATTTTAGATTATGAATTCGCCCACTTTGGGGATCGCCACGAAGACATTGCTTGGTTGTGTATGCGCGACTGGAGATTTGGAAGGCTTAATAAAGAAGTGGGTGGATTTGGTGATCGCAAAGATTTTTACCAGGCTTACCAAAACACTTCGGGAATCCCAGTGGATCCCTTTAAGGTAACTTTTTGGGAAATTATGGGGAATGTTCGTTGGGCCATCGGGAGTGCACAACAAACAGAAAGACATATTTCGGGCAAAGACAAAGGAATTGAACTGGCGGCCATTGGTCGGCGAACCGCGGAAATGGAATGGGAAGCCATGCGACTCATTGAAGAGGTAAGTAATGCAATATAG
- a CDS encoding SMP-30/gluconolactonase/LRE family protein, with the protein MKIQKQKYLFFLLLFTIGCNTNNIKIGKAYKLGPVPNTIQEVTKPDPFLENLNVTMRLLPGHDDLIFNNQEKVAYASGMDGWIWKLDFKSNLETAWVKPPVNPAGLQFADKKKESILFCASKLGGVTYDDSQRVGLYEVNIKTKSITPILLSLPKIENSDFEIVYSESKRPTFSLQSLNEYNSRPFSLCNDLAVSNDGNRIYISEPFERVNAAMGSGAVPEAIGLYPHGKLWMYDRKQKTISLVMNGFTFVDGIIIAEHSVTKEESVIITETTKFRIIKANISGKKEGTFEVLFDNLPGLADGLERDTTGRIWVGIIKPRSGLVNFIHNNPWIKSFLLSLPQRILPIAKKTGIMVLDATGKKAIYFTMHDGSKIKDISVAVPNEDSVYFPSFDTSSRGLYSISTNNLLLGE; encoded by the coding sequence ATGAAAATTCAAAAACAAAAATACTTATTTTTCCTGCTTTTATTCACTATTGGATGTAATACAAACAATATCAAAATTGGTAAGGCATACAAATTAGGACCTGTACCGAATACCATTCAGGAAGTAACAAAGCCAGATCCATTTTTAGAAAATTTAAATGTCACTATGCGACTGTTACCTGGTCATGATGATCTTATTTTCAACAATCAAGAAAAAGTAGCTTATGCATCCGGGATGGATGGTTGGATCTGGAAATTAGACTTCAAATCAAACCTTGAAACTGCGTGGGTAAAACCGCCAGTTAATCCTGCTGGATTACAATTTGCAGATAAAAAGAAAGAATCCATATTGTTTTGTGCTTCAAAACTCGGAGGGGTCACTTATGACGATTCACAAAGAGTTGGTTTGTATGAAGTAAATATCAAAACAAAGTCGATAACTCCTATTCTTCTTTCTCTTCCAAAAATAGAAAATTCTGATTTTGAAATTGTTTACTCCGAATCGAAACGCCCTACATTTTCTTTACAGTCATTAAACGAATACAATTCAAGACCTTTCTCTTTATGTAACGATCTCGCTGTTTCAAATGATGGGAATCGAATTTATATTTCAGAGCCATTTGAAAGAGTGAACGCAGCAATGGGAAGCGGAGCTGTTCCAGAGGCTATCGGACTTTATCCTCATGGTAAATTATGGATGTATGATAGAAAACAAAAAACTATTTCCCTTGTGATGAATGGTTTTACCTTTGTTGATGGAATCATCATTGCGGAACATTCTGTTACAAAGGAAGAGTCGGTAATCATAACAGAAACTACAAAATTTCGAATCATCAAAGCCAATATCAGTGGGAAAAAAGAAGGTACATTCGAGGTACTTTTTGATAACTTACCTGGTCTTGCGGATGGATTGGAGCGAGATACAACAGGAAGGATTTGGGTCGGTATCATTAAACCAAGATCCGGTCTCGTGAATTTTATCCATAACAACCCTTGGATAAAATCATTTTTGCTTTCATTACCCCAACGAATTTTGCCAATCGCAAAGAAAACTGGAATTATGGTATTGGATGCTACTGGAAAAAAAGCAATCTATTTTACGATGCATGATGGCTCAAAAATAAAAGATATATCTGTTGCAGTTCCTAATGAAGATTCAGTTTATTTCCCATCGTTTGATACGTCTTCCCGTGGATTGTATTCGATTTCGACAAATAATCTTTTGTTAGGTGAATAG
- a CDS encoding carboxypeptidase M32 → MALPQALENYRKQYRKIKLFQDVASVLHWDSEVMMPEEGREYRSSQIAAVAELTHDWMTDKSFLNQIQSAKESIKELPEFERSVWNRELEVLMEEKEKADKLPSEFVSEFARVTNLAHAEWATAKKEKNFQSFAKRLEELVQLSKKQADYFGYTTEPYDALLDSYEKGAKAEQIQVLFSDLKESLVPIVATAPKFKNPFPGPISLEKQTKFCNRLPSLLGLTTKESRLDTSNHPFSTSLGKGDKRITTRYSETDPLSSIFGVLHETGHSLYESGLSAMPDWPTPITEFLSLGIHESQSRLWENQVGRSLPFWEFVYPILLSDFGLTDKELPFKELYQYINSTEKTKVRVEADQVTYNLHIILRFEIERDLINGKIQVKDLPEIWNTKMKESFGLSVENDAEGVLQDIHWSMGAFGYFPTYTLGNIFSSQFFKKFTEEFPDSHNKFSTKGDFSDLLGWLRKNIHSKGKLFDVDTLMKQTTGESANSKYLISYLNGKIKEVTK, encoded by the coding sequence ATGGCCCTGCCCCAAGCACTCGAAAATTACCGAAAACAATATCGTAAAATCAAATTATTCCAAGATGTAGCTTCCGTTTTGCATTGGGATTCAGAGGTGATGATGCCCGAAGAAGGTCGGGAATACCGGTCCTCACAAATCGCCGCAGTCGCAGAACTCACACATGATTGGATGACTGACAAATCTTTTTTAAATCAAATCCAATCTGCAAAGGAATCGATCAAAGAACTACCTGAATTTGAGCGTTCAGTTTGGAATCGTGAGTTGGAAGTCCTCATGGAAGAAAAAGAGAAAGCAGATAAACTGCCTTCTGAGTTTGTTTCCGAATTTGCACGAGTTACTAACTTAGCACATGCAGAATGGGCAACGGCAAAAAAAGAAAAAAACTTCCAATCATTTGCAAAACGTTTAGAAGAATTAGTACAATTATCTAAAAAACAAGCAGATTACTTCGGTTATACGACAGAGCCTTATGATGCATTACTTGACAGTTACGAAAAAGGTGCGAAAGCAGAACAAATTCAAGTTTTGTTTTCTGATTTGAAGGAATCACTGGTTCCTATTGTGGCTACCGCTCCTAAATTCAAAAATCCTTTCCCAGGACCAATCTCCTTAGAGAAACAAACTAAGTTTTGTAATCGTTTGCCATCACTTCTAGGTTTAACAACAAAAGAATCCAGATTGGATACTAGTAACCATCCGTTTTCCACAAGTTTAGGGAAAGGTGATAAGAGAATCACAACTAGATATTCTGAAACAGATCCACTGTCTTCCATCTTTGGTGTGTTACACGAAACTGGTCATTCCTTATATGAATCGGGGTTGTCAGCAATGCCAGATTGGCCCACGCCAATTACTGAATTTTTGAGTTTAGGTATTCATGAATCACAAAGTCGTTTGTGGGAAAACCAAGTGGGACGTTCCTTGCCATTCTGGGAATTTGTTTATCCCATTTTGTTATCTGATTTTGGTCTCACAGATAAAGAACTTCCATTTAAAGAGTTGTACCAATATATCAATAGCACAGAAAAAACAAAAGTAAGAGTAGAAGCTGACCAGGTAACTTATAATCTACATATCATTCTGCGATTTGAAATTGAAAGGGATCTCATCAATGGAAAAATCCAGGTAAAAGATTTACCTGAAATTTGGAATACAAAGATGAAAGAAAGTTTTGGTTTATCGGTAGAGAATGATGCCGAAGGTGTATTGCAGGATATTCATTGGTCGATGGGTGCTTTTGGATATTTCCCAACATACACACTTGGAAATATTTTTAGTTCGCAGTTTTTCAAAAAATTTACAGAAGAATTTCCTGATTCGCATAACAAATTTTCTACGAAAGGTGATTTTTCTGACCTACTGGGTTGGCTCAGGAAAAATATTCATTCAAAGGGGAAACTATTTGATGTCGATACATTGATGAAACAAACCACAGGCGAATCTGCAAATTCTAAATACTTAATTTCTTATTTGAATGGGAAAATTAAAGAAGTAACGAAATAA
- a CDS encoding SMP-30/gluconolactonase/LRE family protein codes for MFLLKNNLSNLQKSFLTFLVFNFCLVFLSCKTPEEYFKNQIKGPVELSYNPIVESIRSEGDPIKNNVTINGNTLPAQDEILLQEDLNRAFIASIDGWIWKVDLAKNTSEPFVKTPLLPGGMVFHPKNQDIIYMCLSRGKEHKDPLVDGPGIYELTISTKRLRKIGTRVPLVDKTVEPSEGQIGKFFPWKEETKIPISKLNETNSRYVEKADDLTISKDGERIYFTEPYDHPNSILGVSSQSKHEVLTLGRNGHLWKYDLKDNTASLIAHQYTYLDGILLEYSNSEIESSILLNELSKSRLIRLHLTGDKKGTDEVVIDGLPGFPDGMDRDSEGRIWIAIPVERSKLITWLHKHPFWKSLVLYIPESLLPVSKKTGILALTPNGSKPIYYAMHNGSLFSHIIVVVPGKDKLYLAVYQDGFKGFVTMSYPNNI; via the coding sequence ATGTTTTTATTAAAAAATAATTTATCTAACTTACAAAAATCTTTTCTTACTTTTTTGGTATTCAACTTTTGTTTAGTTTTCCTATCCTGCAAAACACCAGAGGAATATTTTAAAAATCAAATCAAAGGTCCTGTCGAACTTTCTTACAATCCTATTGTCGAGTCCATTCGATCAGAGGGAGACCCGATCAAGAATAATGTTACAATCAACGGAAATACACTGCCAGCCCAAGATGAAATCCTTCTTCAAGAAGATTTGAACCGAGCTTTTATCGCATCTATTGATGGTTGGATTTGGAAAGTAGATTTAGCAAAAAATACTTCCGAACCTTTTGTGAAAACTCCCCTTCTTCCTGGTGGAATGGTTTTTCATCCCAAGAACCAAGATATCATTTATATGTGTTTGTCGCGTGGAAAAGAACACAAAGACCCTCTCGTAGATGGACCAGGTATTTATGAATTAACGATATCAACCAAACGTTTACGTAAAATTGGAACACGAGTTCCACTTGTTGACAAAACAGTCGAGCCTTCCGAAGGACAAATCGGAAAATTTTTTCCATGGAAGGAAGAAACAAAAATCCCAATTTCAAAATTAAATGAAACAAACAGTCGTTACGTAGAAAAAGCAGATGATCTTACAATTAGCAAAGATGGAGAACGCATCTATTTTACTGAACCATACGATCATCCTAATTCTATTCTTGGCGTAAGTTCCCAATCAAAACATGAAGTACTGACATTGGGAAGAAACGGACATCTATGGAAATATGATTTAAAAGATAACACTGCGAGTTTGATTGCCCATCAATATACTTATCTAGATGGAATTTTGTTAGAATATTCAAACAGCGAAATAGAATCATCGATTCTATTGAACGAACTATCAAAATCAAGACTCATTCGCCTTCACCTAACTGGAGATAAAAAAGGAACTGACGAAGTTGTGATTGATGGCCTTCCTGGATTTCCGGATGGAATGGACCGGGATTCTGAGGGCCGAATTTGGATCGCAATTCCAGTGGAACGATCTAAACTAATCACTTGGTTGCACAAACATCCATTTTGGAAATCTTTGGTTTTGTATATACCAGAAAGTCTTTTGCCAGTCTCTAAAAAAACAGGAATCCTCGCATTAACACCTAATGGAAGTAAACCTATATACTATGCTATGCATAATGGAAGTTTGTTTTCTCATATCATAGTCGTCGTGCCAGGAAAAGATAAACTATATTTAGCAGTCTATCAAGATGGATTCAAAGGTTTTGTCACGATGTCATATCCTAACAATATTTAG
- a CDS encoding LysM peptidoglycan-binding domain-containing M23 family metallopeptidase — MSKTANFPKCALFLVILSAFSSLFSSPLTLANLEYTNPSLKNLRSEIKENLRISKSGARREELIPLKYYEYKVRKEDNFFKIMARTGMDLETLSSVNELSSPHDLSPGMVLEIPNMRGTFHPEESTGDEKTKLALAEKYNLDSNKLQYDSEREKWFLPGITMGKSEKSFFYGFGFQFPLTEARISSGFGKRIDPFTKKDTFHGGIDLAAEQGSDVFASMDGEVIFKGKQGGYGNLIILKHSLGYETRYGHLFDFNINVGQKVKKGQKIGEVGQTGRATGPHLHFEIRRNSKRERPIFRSH; from the coding sequence ATGTCTAAAACTGCCAATTTTCCGAAATGCGCTCTGTTCCTGGTCATTCTCAGTGCCTTCTCGTCTCTTTTTTCCAGCCCACTCACTCTGGCAAATTTGGAATATACCAATCCTTCGTTAAAAAATCTTCGTTCTGAAATCAAAGAAAATTTAAGGATCTCCAAGTCCGGTGCTAGGAGAGAAGAACTCATACCTCTTAAATATTATGAATACAAAGTTCGTAAGGAAGATAATTTTTTTAAAATTATGGCACGAACAGGTATGGACTTGGAAACACTTTCCTCTGTGAATGAACTCAGTTCACCGCACGATTTATCACCTGGGATGGTTTTAGAAATTCCCAATATGCGGGGAACCTTTCACCCTGAAGAATCAACAGGAGATGAAAAAACCAAATTAGCGTTAGCCGAAAAATATAATCTCGATTCCAACAAATTACAATATGATTCTGAAAGAGAAAAATGGTTTTTACCTGGAATCACAATGGGAAAATCCGAAAAATCTTTTTTCTATGGATTTGGATTTCAATTTCCATTAACCGAAGCTAGGATCTCTTCTGGTTTTGGTAAACGAATTGATCCATTCACTAAAAAAGATACCTTTCATGGTGGGATTGATCTGGCCGCCGAACAAGGATCAGATGTATTTGCCTCTATGGATGGTGAAGTAATTTTCAAAGGTAAACAAGGTGGTTATGGAAATTTAATCATCTTAAAACATAGTTTAGGATATGAAACTCGTTATGGACATCTTTTTGATTTTAATATAAATGTAGGTCAGAAAGTAAAAAAGGGCCAAAAAATTGGGGAAGTTGGACAAACAGGTAGAGCGACCGGTCCACATTTGCATTTTGAAATTAGAAGAAATTCAAAACGAGAAAGACCTATTTTTCGATCTCATTAA
- a CDS encoding M24 family metallopeptidase, whose protein sequence is MPLLQEKGLLSKLSSKLSKLSSESIRIPTADEKNGFLKAQKLAYDCVTTIEKEMLPGWTEKQTAKRMDEFLRDHGVNVFLHRPFAWFGEHARFDGYKRFTQFHPGKKQLVEEESFILDVSPVVDGYIGDIGYSSSLIKNSELDLGMKYLLHLREEIPKYFSSTMTPSEIWWKIDSDAKQSGFDNVHSLYPFAVLGHRVYKVNLPNVSFPLLPVSFASWFSLQGSYEFLSHKVLPELLTPDHQGNKVGLWAVEPHLGKGKTGFKFEEILVVEENKAYWLDNEVPHVKKYQMPNGKN, encoded by the coding sequence ATGCCATTATTGCAAGAAAAAGGTTTATTATCAAAATTATCTTCAAAGCTCTCAAAACTAAGTTCCGAATCGATTCGGATTCCAACAGCTGATGAAAAAAATGGATTTTTAAAAGCTCAGAAACTAGCTTACGACTGTGTCACAACCATTGAGAAAGAAATGTTGCCAGGTTGGACTGAAAAACAAACAGCAAAAAGAATGGATGAGTTTTTGCGAGATCACGGTGTAAATGTCTTTTTACATAGACCTTTTGCTTGGTTTGGTGAACATGCAAGGTTTGACGGATACAAACGATTCACTCAATTTCATCCAGGTAAAAAACAATTGGTTGAAGAAGAATCTTTTATTTTGGATGTATCACCAGTAGTCGATGGTTATATCGGCGATATAGGTTATTCTTCATCTCTAATCAAAAATTCCGAACTTGACTTAGGTATGAAATACCTATTGCACCTTCGCGAAGAGATTCCGAAATATTTTAGTTCTACAATGACTCCATCAGAAATTTGGTGGAAAATCGATTCCGATGCAAAACAATCTGGTTTTGACAACGTACATTCGTTATATCCTTTTGCTGTACTTGGACATAGAGTATATAAAGTAAATCTTCCTAATGTTTCTTTTCCTTTGTTGCCTGTGAGTTTTGCAAGTTGGTTCAGTTTGCAAGGGTCTTATGAATTTTTATCACACAAAGTATTACCTGAATTATTAACTCCCGACCATCAGGGTAATAAAGTGGGATTATGGGCAGTGGAACCACATTTAGGAAAGGGTAAAACTGGGTTTAAATTTGAAGAGATTTTAGTCGTAGAAGAGAACAAAGCCTATTGGTTAGACAACGAAGTCCCTCACGTAAAAAAATACCAAATGCCGAATGGAAAGAACTAA
- a CDS encoding acyl-CoA dehydrogenase family protein, producing the protein MDFEIPQEVETLRKNIRDFITNEIIPLEKHYDYEKGRMPEDINQQARAKVKAAGFWTPHLPKAEGGLGLDLVGTCIIFSELGRSPIAPYIFNCDAPDEGNMHLLSIAASEKQKELILHPLIKGDLRTGFAMTEPGPGAGSDPTTLQTNAEKHGDKYIINGRKWYCTGANGAKYLIVMAKVNGSFRKTTMFLVPTDAKGYTMVREIELMGSHGPGGHCELNFENVEVPEDMILGRVGEGFRLSQERLGPARLTHCMRWTGMARRSLAIARSYAKEREVFNSRIADHQGIQWMFAERATEIEMAFLLTLKAAWLLQKGKDARQETSMAKWKVSESLCNTIDMGIQICGGKGYSRDLPLELFYRDARAARIADGPSEVHKMVIGRNYISEKWDF; encoded by the coding sequence ATGGACTTTGAAATTCCCCAAGAAGTGGAAACACTTCGTAAAAATATTCGCGACTTCATTACAAATGAAATCATCCCTCTGGAAAAACATTATGATTATGAAAAAGGTCGAATGCCAGAAGATATCAACCAACAAGCGCGTGCTAAAGTAAAGGCTGCTGGTTTTTGGACTCCACATCTTCCAAAAGCAGAAGGTGGATTGGGTTTAGATTTGGTTGGAACATGTATTATTTTTAGTGAACTGGGTCGTTCACCTATTGCTCCTTACATATTTAACTGTGATGCACCTGATGAAGGGAATATGCATTTACTTTCGATTGCTGCCTCTGAAAAACAAAAAGAGTTAATCCTACACCCACTCATCAAAGGTGATTTGCGAACTGGTTTTGCAATGACAGAACCAGGTCCCGGGGCAGGTTCGGATCCAACCACCTTACAGACCAATGCGGAAAAGCATGGAGATAAATATATTATCAACGGTCGTAAGTGGTATTGTACTGGGGCCAATGGGGCAAAATATCTAATTGTGATGGCGAAAGTAAATGGGAGTTTCCGAAAAACAACCATGTTCCTTGTACCAACAGATGCAAAAGGATACACGATGGTTCGAGAAATTGAACTGATGGGTTCTCATGGACCAGGTGGGCACTGCGAACTCAATTTTGAAAACGTAGAAGTTCCAGAAGATATGATTCTTGGCCGAGTTGGAGAAGGTTTTCGACTTTCTCAAGAAAGATTAGGTCCTGCTCGCTTAACGCATTGTATGCGATGGACAGGAATGGCAAGACGTTCCTTAGCAATTGCTCGAAGTTATGCGAAAGAACGAGAAGTATTTAATTCACGAATTGCAGACCACCAAGGAATCCAATGGATGTTTGCCGAACGAGCAACTGAAATTGAAATGGCCTTCCTTTTGACTTTGAAAGCGGCTTGGTTGTTACAAAAAGGGAAAGATGCCCGCCAAGAAACTTCTATGGCAAAATGGAAAGTGAGTGAGTCTTTGTGCAATACCATCGATATGGGGATCCAAATCTGTGGAGGCAAGGGATATTCAAGAGACCTTCCTTTAGAATTGTTTTATAGGGATGCCAGAGCCGCAAGGATTGCCGATGGACCATCCGAAGTTCATAAGATGGTCATTGGTCGAAACTACATTTCAGAAAAATGGGACTTCTAA
- a CDS encoding CPBP family intramembrane glutamic endopeptidase, which produces MQNRFFEIFRLTAYSLGLVYVCSFFYSVIFLAFVNNTVLGDRIPEDQILPLYEEYWEGKMDFSTMLSEYEKIVTPIKDQFQKEITENPSLLLSQFYDKVFSEKPHYLLGHSIPWFLCYVGLGYLLYKKVLQIPVTNLQDELSIPILLRGIANGFICFIVVVIFGLILERLSVPVESGVFAKKLYEAIHGNTYLLAWGIYVVGIITGILEEIFFRGFLLKAFIDKNLAQEGLFIVSLLFGWLHYGEGTSVAIPFIICGVGMFFGYIYIKTGNIWIAMACHATYNSLGLINAYLQLPGVQS; this is translated from the coding sequence ATGCAGAATCGTTTTTTTGAGATCTTCCGGCTCACCGCTTATTCTTTGGGTCTCGTTTATGTATGTTCTTTCTTCTATTCCGTCATTTTTTTAGCCTTTGTGAACAATACGGTGCTTGGCGATCGGATTCCAGAAGACCAGATACTTCCCCTTTATGAAGAATATTGGGAAGGGAAAATGGATTTTTCCACTATGCTTTCTGAGTATGAAAAGATTGTGACTCCAATCAAAGATCAGTTTCAGAAAGAAATAACTGAGAATCCAAGTTTACTTTTGTCTCAGTTTTATGATAAGGTGTTTTCCGAAAAACCGCATTACCTATTAGGTCATTCGATACCGTGGTTTTTATGTTATGTGGGCTTAGGATATTTACTCTATAAAAAAGTCTTACAAATTCCTGTTACCAATTTACAGGATGAGTTATCAATACCCATATTACTTCGAGGGATTGCCAATGGATTTATTTGTTTTATCGTTGTCGTAATCTTTGGATTGATATTAGAAAGACTATCGGTTCCTGTTGAATCTGGAGTTTTTGCAAAAAAACTTTATGAAGCAATTCATGGAAACACTTACTTATTAGCCTGGGGAATTTATGTTGTCGGTATCATCACAGGAATTTTGGAAGAAATCTTTTTTAGAGGTTTTTTACTAAAGGCTTTTATCGATAAAAATCTTGCGCAAGAAGGTTTATTCATAGTTTCTTTGCTTTTTGGTTGGCTTCATTATGGAGAAGGAACTTCGGTCGCCATTCCGTTTATTATATGCGGAGTGGGTATGTTCTTTGGATACATTTACATTAAGACTGGAAATATTTGGATCGCGATGGCTTGTCATGCCACATACAATTCGTTAGGTTTAATAAATGCTTACCTTCAACTTCCCGGAGTGCAGTCATGA
- a CDS encoding DUF423 domain-containing protein has protein sequence MNLVKKQSSALLILLICLSGFLAVAIGAFGAHGLKKIVTPDLMVIYETGNRYHFYHTLASLVAFLLLQHSLVSESSNKSNTYLKIATWMFLIGILIFSFSLYALAITGIRVLGAITPLGGVSFLVGWISLGIGSYYLFVPKK, from the coding sequence ATGAATCTTGTCAAGAAGCAATCCTCTGCGCTTTTAATCCTTCTCATTTGCCTTTCTGGTTTTTTAGCTGTTGCCATCGGAGCATTTGGTGCCCACGGACTAAAAAAGATAGTAACACCCGATTTGATGGTAATTTATGAAACGGGAAATCGATATCATTTTTATCATACATTGGCATCACTAGTCGCATTTCTCTTGTTACAACATTCGTTGGTATCTGAATCTTCGAATAAAAGTAACACTTATTTGAAAATAGCTACCTGGATGTTTCTAATAGGAATTTTGATTTTTTCTTTTAGTTTGTACGCCTTAGCCATCACAGGGATTCGGGTTTTAGGAGCTATCACTCCCTTAGGAGGAGTGAGTTTTTTAGTTGGTTGGATTAGTTTAGGAATTGGGTCTTATTATCTTTTTGTACCAAAAAAATAA
- a CDS encoding histidine phosphatase family protein translates to MSLLYLVRHGQADRLGKNYDQLTEHGWKQAKLLGEYFKSQRIEFDSVYTGSLNRQKQTAQGIMESFSKDLFCIPEPLENSAWDEFDSKMWLGLAAKIRHANDNFAKLYESYKKAWEEGKEETRDYFQELIQIVLNDWVHGVWDPVEPYTFKEYVEKVSFGPKEIPTDVKSTLVVSSSTPIAIMMGLSCKMQPVEFPVFMKSITNSSLSVFRRENGHWEPVSWNNTPHLQNPDLVTLV, encoded by the coding sequence ATGTCTTTATTGTACTTAGTCCGTCATGGACAAGCAGATCGCCTTGGAAAAAACTATGACCAACTAACTGAACATGGTTGGAAACAAGCAAAATTATTAGGTGAATACTTTAAAAGCCAAAGGATCGAATTTGATTCTGTATACACTGGTAGCCTCAATCGACAAAAACAAACAGCCCAAGGCATCATGGAAAGTTTTTCAAAAGATTTGTTTTGTATTCCTGAACCACTGGAAAACTCAGCCTGGGATGAATTTGATTCCAAAATGTGGCTTGGACTGGCAGCTAAGATTCGTCATGCGAATGATAACTTTGCCAAATTATATGAATCTTATAAAAAAGCTTGGGAAGAGGGCAAAGAGGAAACAAGGGATTATTTCCAAGAACTCATTCAAATTGTTTTAAACGATTGGGTTCATGGAGTTTGGGATCCTGTGGAACCCTATACATTTAAAGAATATGTTGAAAAAGTTTCCTTTGGTCCAAAAGAGATTCCAACCGACGTAAAAAGTACGTTAGTTGTTTCGTCCAGCACTCCCATAGCGATTATGATGGGTTTATCCTGCAAGATGCAACCAGTTGAATTTCCAGTATTTATGAAATCCATTACCAATTCTTCTCTTAGTGTTTTTCGACGAGAAAACGGCCATTGGGAGCCCGTGAGTTGGAATAATACCCCTCACTTGCAAAACCCAGATTTAGTAACTTTAGTTTAA